A region from the Arcanobacterium buesumense genome encodes:
- a CDS encoding GDSL-type esterase/lipase family protein, whose product MRTLTTKLLAGFVALTTFLFTAAPALADQTTQQDEKYLTLTLIGDSYTAGNGIGLYYGPEESYRSMRNWGHIYANKLNENGVHTTVHNLAESGQITDGVLTNQIPKVPVDTDIVLFTIGGNDIEFQNIITGCFAGVLSSASKCKTAMNVAESKIDETFANVEHILEKLAERLAPDAQIVMVGYPYLSTDTSFAWGSFDAAREVRKFGLKAVELQTELTKKWNTDPTHPQVTFVPTHTAFAGHEPDPYFWGTNPQRWFNELAETNGYIDENGKLVSEWSGTTLMFYHPNITGHEEIGKLVYNVVGVPDSARTKPSFARPIDVTFLVESSPKTQEKIGEIKKQIKRIAQETHDASTNANQDARFSLRSYIRPELAQDTPADLAEEENLTPVENNGDSESAPDIVPDVTVPDLPDTTVTDLPDATVPDLPSDTPEDTEPTPPAGPAAHSDFGPLAHVLSALDDLNTTTEENATDLFTTLTQVTQSSPWRAQARKIVVVIGDAETDQNTESVSQSVEQLLLSAFAANTVEFNLIDLDTERAKPLTMLFTRTGGRIQLLGDLRPLILEAPTAKLGQVPTQKIGNAIEFSADGSLSPNSDIVRYEWHFGNDPAATQTTTEPTTSFAFGSAGEYQVSVTVTDADQQSATTTITVTVTEDGDLIAQDVDNCPDVANEDQLDTDGDGIGDACDPINQIELAKEVTIDGKTQSFDVHTLFPGATDITLSYDQESAKGWTIALDESVLSYAASEAVANRSQITVTIDMQLPAPATVLRQVPPMKSMSIQLQLTAKNAPTDLIPLTPAVEVIPALKLAPATTTIPALPLGPAAQTPQEPVVKTTASEQQLAHTGIDATALGAFALLLLGPGIAFNRRAREEA is encoded by the coding sequence ATGAGAACTCTGACAACGAAGTTACTTGCCGGATTCGTCGCTTTAACGACTTTTCTTTTCACGGCCGCACCTGCCCTTGCCGACCAAACAACCCAACAGGATGAAAAATACCTCACCCTTACACTCATAGGTGATTCATACACCGCCGGAAACGGTATCGGTCTCTACTATGGCCCCGAAGAATCGTATCGGTCGATGCGTAACTGGGGTCATATTTATGCCAATAAACTCAATGAAAACGGCGTACATACCACCGTTCATAATCTCGCCGAATCAGGGCAAATCACTGACGGCGTGCTAACAAACCAAATCCCTAAAGTCCCCGTCGATACCGATATTGTCCTCTTCACCATCGGCGGTAACGATATCGAATTCCAAAACATTATTACCGGCTGTTTCGCCGGAGTCCTCTCCTCAGCCAGCAAATGCAAAACTGCGATGAATGTGGCTGAATCCAAAATCGATGAAACATTCGCCAACGTCGAACACATCCTCGAAAAACTCGCCGAGCGCCTCGCACCTGACGCACAAATCGTGATGGTTGGCTACCCCTACCTCTCAACCGACACATCATTCGCCTGGGGTAGCTTCGATGCTGCCCGAGAAGTGCGCAAGTTCGGACTCAAAGCCGTCGAGCTGCAAACAGAGCTGACCAAAAAATGGAACACCGACCCGACCCATCCACAGGTCACCTTTGTTCCCACACATACCGCATTTGCCGGCCACGAACCTGACCCGTACTTCTGGGGAACAAATCCACAACGATGGTTTAACGAACTCGCCGAAACCAACGGGTACATTGACGAAAACGGAAAACTCGTCTCCGAATGGTCAGGCACAACACTCATGTTCTACCATCCCAACATCACCGGACATGAAGAAATCGGCAAACTCGTCTACAACGTCGTTGGCGTGCCTGATTCTGCCCGCACAAAACCTAGCTTCGCCCGACCAATTGACGTGACGTTCCTCGTCGAATCCTCACCTAAAACCCAAGAAAAAATCGGGGAGATTAAAAAGCAGATCAAGCGAATCGCGCAAGAAACACACGACGCATCAACCAACGCAAACCAAGATGCTCGCTTCAGCCTGCGATCCTACATTCGGCCAGAACTAGCCCAAGATACTCCTGCTGACCTAGCTGAGGAAGAAAACCTCACCCCGGTAGAAAACAATGGTGACAGCGAATCCGCACCAGACATAGTTCCTGATGTAACAGTCCCTGACCTACCTGACACAACTGTTACTGACCTACCTGACGCAACAGTCCCTGACCTGCCCAGTGATACCCCGGAAGATACCGAACCAACACCACCGGCTGGTCCAGCAGCACACTCTGATTTTGGTCCCCTCGCCCACGTGCTCAGCGCACTTGACGACCTCAACACAACAACTGAAGAAAACGCGACAGACCTATTCACCACACTCACACAGGTAACACAATCGTCGCCATGGCGCGCCCAAGCCCGCAAGATCGTCGTCGTTATTGGGGATGCTGAAACTGACCAAAATACCGAGAGCGTCTCACAATCCGTCGAACAATTACTTTTGAGTGCTTTTGCGGCCAACACCGTCGAATTCAATCTCATTGACCTGGACACCGAGCGTGCCAAACCATTGACGATGCTCTTCACTCGAACCGGCGGGCGCATCCAACTACTTGGCGACCTACGTCCACTTATTTTGGAAGCCCCCACAGCCAAACTTGGTCAAGTACCGACCCAAAAAATCGGCAACGCCATAGAGTTCAGCGCCGATGGATCACTGTCACCCAACAGTGACATCGTTCGCTACGAATGGCACTTCGGAAACGACCCAGCCGCAACCCAAACAACAACTGAACCAACAACCAGCTTCGCCTTCGGCTCCGCTGGCGAATACCAGGTTTCAGTGACCGTGACCGACGCCGATCAGCAAAGTGCAACCACGACCATCACGGTGACCGTAACCGAAGATGGCGACCTTATCGCCCAAGATGTTGATAACTGTCCTGATGTAGCTAACGAAGACCAGCTCGATACTGACGGCGACGGCATCGGCGACGCCTGCGACCCGATCAACCAAATCGAGCTTGCCAAAGAGGTAACAATAGATGGCAAGACTCAAAGCTTCGATGTCCACACGCTCTTCCCTGGAGCAACAGATATTACCCTCAGCTACGATCAGGAAAGTGCTAAAGGCTGGACAATCGCGCTAGATGAATCAGTGCTCTCATACGCGGCGTCCGAAGCAGTAGCCAACCGGAGCCAGATCACCGTTACGATTGACATGCAGCTTCCCGCACCAGCTACAGTTCTACGCCAGGTGCCACCGATGAAGTCAATGTCGATCCAACTGCAGCTAACCGCCAAGAATGCGCCAACCGATTTGATTCCGCTAACTCCAGCAGTAGAGGTTATTCCGGCGCTAAAGCTAGCACCGGCAACCACCACAATCCCAGCGCTACCACTAGGCCCAGCAGCTCAAACACCTCAAGAACCTGTAGTAAAAACCACTGCAAGTGAGCAACAACTTGCCCACACTGGAATAGACGCTACAGCTCTTGGAGCTTTTGCCTTGTTGCTTTTGGGCCCTGGTATTGCCTTTAATCGGCGCGCTCGGGAAGAAGCATAA
- a CDS encoding inorganic phosphate transporter, with translation MLDPILLLVAMVIIIAFAFDFTNGFHDAANAIATSVATRALAPRTALIMAAIMNFVGALLGTGVAETIGSGIVDIQDVPDQMVALFVVLSGLIGAVIWNLITWWLGLPSSSSHALIGGLAGAGIAASITVHWSVIGEKVVLPMFISPFVGFILAYALMSVVIRVFANFAYRPTMRRFRYAQTISAAATALGHGLQDAQKTMGVVVLALVAGGYHEGHEVPLWVKLGAATAISLGTYSGGWRIMKTLGSKIIDLDPSQGFVAETVASSVLYVTAFAYHAPISTTHTITSAIMGAGATKRLSAVRWSVTKSIVGAWFLTMPAAAIVSALFYTIIHVIFI, from the coding sequence ATGCTCGATCCAATCTTGCTCCTCGTGGCCATGGTGATCATCATTGCGTTCGCTTTTGATTTCACCAACGGTTTCCACGACGCTGCGAACGCGATCGCAACATCGGTTGCAACCCGCGCACTCGCACCACGCACGGCACTTATTATGGCCGCGATTATGAACTTCGTCGGTGCCTTACTGGGTACTGGCGTCGCCGAAACCATCGGTTCTGGAATCGTTGATATTCAAGATGTTCCGGATCAAATGGTGGCATTATTTGTTGTTCTTTCCGGACTAATTGGCGCGGTTATTTGGAACCTCATTACCTGGTGGCTGGGTTTACCTTCCTCATCTTCCCACGCGCTTATTGGTGGATTGGCTGGAGCCGGCATTGCGGCTTCGATTACTGTCCACTGGTCCGTTATCGGTGAAAAAGTTGTACTTCCTATGTTCATCTCGCCGTTTGTTGGTTTCATTTTGGCCTACGCGCTGATGTCTGTAGTTATCCGGGTTTTTGCGAATTTCGCATACCGGCCAACCATGCGACGCTTCCGCTATGCCCAAACGATTTCGGCAGCTGCGACTGCACTCGGCCACGGCCTGCAAGACGCTCAGAAAACGATGGGTGTTGTTGTGTTAGCGCTAGTAGCTGGCGGATATCATGAAGGCCATGAGGTGCCTTTGTGGGTCAAGCTTGGCGCTGCAACTGCCATTTCTTTGGGCACCTATTCTGGTGGCTGGCGTATCATGAAGACCTTGGGGTCTAAGATTATTGATCTTGATCCATCGCAAGGATTCGTCGCGGAAACTGTCGCCTCATCGGTTCTCTACGTCACCGCATTTGCTTATCACGCACCGATCTCAACTACCCACACAATCACGTCAGCGATTATGGGTGCTGGTGCTACAAAACGCCTTTCTGCGGTTCGCTGGTCCGTGACAAAGTCTATCGTCGGCGCATGGTTCCTAACAATGCCCGCCGCCGCAATTGTGTCGGCATTGTTCTATACAATCATTCACGTCATTTTCATCTAA
- a CDS encoding DUF47 domain-containing protein, translated as MSLSKFAPGKAVLEMFAKQASHIVSAAEILVQMGSADRSTRKELNKKLHEIENLADDGTHDVLQKVAHSFVLPYDREDVYALVSIVDDIVDLIDEAGDNMVLYRVDELPAKALEMIDIIAKCAALTNDAMKLIASMGEHTKKYALEINQLENQGDIIYRKLMREIFADDDANALEVIKIKFVVDALEAAIDSFETLAVSIEGIAIKES; from the coding sequence GTGAGTCTAAGTAAATTCGCACCGGGTAAAGCCGTGCTAGAAATGTTTGCAAAACAAGCTAGCCACATCGTATCTGCAGCCGAAATATTGGTGCAGATGGGTAGTGCCGATCGTTCAACTCGTAAAGAATTGAACAAGAAACTCCACGAAATCGAAAACCTTGCTGACGACGGCACCCATGACGTCCTACAGAAGGTTGCGCATAGTTTCGTTCTTCCGTATGACCGCGAAGACGTCTACGCCCTAGTATCGATCGTCGATGACATCGTCGATCTTATCGACGAAGCTGGCGACAACATGGTTCTTTACCGGGTTGACGAGCTTCCAGCTAAAGCACTGGAAATGATTGACATTATTGCCAAGTGTGCTGCGCTGACAAACGATGCAATGAAACTCATCGCATCCATGGGCGAACATACCAAGAAGTATGCGTTGGAAATCAACCAGTTGGAGAACCAAGGCGATATTATCTACCGCAAACTTATGCGCGAGATTTTTGCCGACGACGACGCCAACGCTTTAGAGGTCATCAAGATCAAGTTCGTTGTTGACGCCCTTGAAGCAGCAATCGACAGCTTTGAAACTCTCGCTGTCTCAATTGAAGGTATTGCGATCAAGGAGTCCTGA
- a CDS encoding alanine/glycine:cation symporter family protein, which translates to MAGYETIQVMTAWLGSVNDWLYTWVMIFALVGTGLYLTVRTRGMQVRHFAGMALYLGKSRRGAHGGISSFQAFAMGMSTRIGIGNITGIALAMILGGPGSLFWMWLVALVGMATAFSEATLAQIFKFRHRDGSFRGGPASYIMDGLKSRPLAVIFASAMVFCMFVAMPMVQANTIAQVISEAHGVAPWKIGVVIAGLTALVLFGGVRRVAQATEVISPVMALFYIGVAIIIIILNFAEVPRFFADVFASAFGLREAFVGTGSAFVAAFLNGTRRGLFSNEAGMGTSPNAAATATVAHPVQQGLIQAFGVFLDTVVICTATGFVISTTGALDYSAITPDDAAHITTDAITATLGSWMAWPISIMIFFFGFSSILGAYAYGEANLVFLKKSRPLELISRAVLVIFSFVGSVMALTFVWTVMDTAMFVVTLLNLIAIIALSPWIVALLRDYEKQSARGQTPIFRADQADLPGEIPTDVW; encoded by the coding sequence ATGGCCGGTTATGAGACGATTCAGGTGATGACTGCTTGGTTGGGGAGTGTAAATGATTGGCTCTACACCTGGGTAATGATATTTGCCTTGGTAGGTACTGGTTTGTATTTGACGGTCCGAACCCGTGGCATGCAAGTGCGGCATTTTGCCGGCATGGCTCTTTATCTTGGAAAATCTCGACGTGGGGCGCACGGCGGTATTTCCTCTTTCCAAGCGTTTGCGATGGGTATGTCAACCCGAATTGGGATAGGGAATATTACCGGCATTGCGCTAGCGATGATTTTAGGCGGGCCAGGTTCGTTATTCTGGATGTGGTTGGTTGCTCTTGTTGGTATGGCAACTGCTTTTTCTGAGGCGACCTTGGCTCAGATTTTTAAATTCCGCCACCGAGATGGTTCATTCCGTGGCGGTCCGGCGTCCTATATTATGGATGGCCTGAAATCTCGCCCATTAGCTGTCATTTTCGCTTCGGCGATGGTTTTTTGTATGTTTGTGGCGATGCCGATGGTGCAAGCTAATACGATCGCCCAAGTTATTTCCGAGGCGCATGGGGTAGCTCCATGGAAGATTGGCGTGGTGATCGCCGGGCTAACCGCACTTGTTCTCTTTGGTGGTGTGCGGCGAGTTGCGCAGGCAACGGAAGTTATTTCACCCGTGATGGCATTGTTCTATATCGGTGTTGCAATCATTATCATTATCCTCAATTTTGCTGAAGTGCCACGTTTTTTCGCAGATGTTTTCGCTTCAGCTTTTGGCCTTCGTGAGGCATTTGTAGGAACTGGCTCAGCCTTTGTTGCTGCGTTTCTTAACGGTACTCGGCGTGGGTTGTTTTCTAACGAGGCGGGTATGGGCACCTCACCAAATGCTGCTGCCACCGCAACGGTAGCCCATCCGGTCCAGCAGGGTCTTATCCAAGCCTTTGGAGTGTTCTTGGATACGGTTGTTATCTGTACTGCCACTGGATTTGTCATCTCGACTACTGGAGCTCTCGATTACTCTGCGATCACCCCGGATGATGCTGCGCATATAACGACTGATGCTATTACTGCAACATTAGGTAGTTGGATGGCGTGGCCTATTTCAATCATGATCTTCTTCTTTGGTTTTTCTTCAATTTTGGGTGCTTATGCGTACGGGGAAGCTAATTTAGTCTTTTTGAAGAAATCTCGGCCATTGGAACTAATATCGCGAGCCGTCCTCGTTATTTTCAGCTTCGTTGGCTCAGTCATGGCGTTGACGTTCGTATGGACTGTCATGGACACGGCAATGTTTGTGGTGACATTGCTGAATTTGATTGCGATTATTGCTCTTTCGCCGTGGATTGTAGCCCTGCTTCGTGATTATGAAAAGCAGAGTGCTCGCGGGCAGACACCGATATTTCGAGCAGATCAGGCAGATTTACCTGGGGAAATTCCCACTGATGTTTGGTGA
- a CDS encoding FABP family protein, with product MAIRLPENLVPENTALAWLIDSWVGGGILEYENVEPAAYIHEVRFDASDGGPYLKVTSKVWLANEPAGIVDKELSGQTTYNQLSKRELWIQHTGFIRVNPQSSKRADGSMELEAMLASPVGVSHAWVGLINGPRLQMVTDSVMRSGSGAQIDAAKLMAGSVASDLFYAVDMAAFGADMRSYMAGRLSRMFDESVDPVSDDGERA from the coding sequence ATGGCTATTCGACTTCCTGAAAATTTAGTTCCTGAAAATACTGCACTTGCGTGGCTGATCGATTCGTGGGTTGGTGGTGGGATTCTCGAGTATGAGAATGTAGAGCCGGCAGCATATATTCACGAGGTGCGTTTTGATGCTTCCGATGGCGGACCATATCTGAAAGTTACCTCGAAGGTATGGCTAGCGAATGAACCGGCTGGCATTGTTGATAAGGAGCTTTCTGGCCAGACAACCTATAACCAGTTGTCTAAGCGTGAGTTGTGGATTCAACATACGGGTTTTATTCGCGTGAATCCGCAAAGTAGTAAGCGCGCCGATGGCTCGATGGAGCTGGAAGCAATGTTAGCCTCCCCGGTTGGTGTTTCACATGCGTGGGTTGGTTTGATTAATGGCCCGCGGTTGCAGATGGTAACTGATTCGGTGATGCGCTCCGGTTCGGGGGCACAGATCGATGCGGCTAAATTGATGGCTGGTTCAGTTGCTTCGGATTTGTTTTATGCAGTTGATATGGCGGCTTTCGGAGCGGATATGCGTTCATATATGGCAGGTAGATTGTCGCGGATGTTCGATGAATCAGTCGATCCAGTTAGTGACGACGGGGAGCGCGCGTGA
- the ygfZ gene encoding CAF17-like 4Fe-4S cluster assembly/insertion protein YgfZ: MNIGDAGVVRSHYGSPFAEERRLRSGDAFTLLARDVIRVSGADRGKLLHLISSQNFEDLAVGDSSEMLVLDAQGHVVHGSDVVVAEDAIWLITEQGRGAALIEHLKRMTFMMRVETVAVDSMAFGLMVTAAQLPDAFTHIATVVWQDPWPTTAPGGAHYGVKDADHPAFNSRRCVVVVPRGETEHAIETLLNAGLSAAGTQAWEAARVMDWRPSLSGEGSYSTLPNEVDWLRTAVHTEKGCYPGQETVAKLINLGKPPRRLTFLYLEGDEELPEPGTPVTVGGKPAGIVTSVARSVDDGPVALALLKRSVPLDVVVEVGDFVASQVAVVSREGKSSVSPSERPGAGLSARRLASSPSAVENKSVKGR; this comes from the coding sequence GTGAATATTGGCGACGCCGGCGTGGTTCGATCGCATTATGGCAGTCCGTTTGCTGAAGAACGACGGTTGCGTTCCGGAGATGCTTTCACATTACTGGCTAGGGACGTGATCAGAGTTTCGGGGGCTGACCGGGGGAAGTTACTCCATCTGATTTCCTCGCAAAACTTTGAGGATTTAGCCGTTGGTGATTCTTCAGAGATGTTAGTTCTTGATGCCCAAGGCCACGTTGTTCACGGTAGTGACGTGGTGGTGGCTGAGGATGCTATCTGGTTGATCACTGAGCAGGGACGTGGTGCTGCGCTGATTGAGCACCTTAAGCGCATGACATTCATGATGCGGGTGGAGACGGTTGCAGTAGACTCGATGGCCTTTGGTTTGATGGTTACCGCCGCACAATTGCCTGATGCATTTACTCACATTGCTACGGTTGTGTGGCAGGATCCGTGGCCTACCACAGCTCCTGGAGGAGCCCATTACGGAGTGAAGGATGCTGATCATCCAGCTTTCAATAGCCGGCGCTGCGTCGTCGTCGTTCCACGTGGTGAAACTGAGCATGCGATTGAAACGTTACTAAATGCGGGGCTTTCCGCAGCAGGTACTCAAGCGTGGGAAGCTGCGCGTGTGATGGATTGGCGGCCGTCATTATCCGGCGAAGGTAGTTATTCGACATTGCCGAATGAAGTGGATTGGTTACGCACAGCTGTACATACTGAAAAAGGCTGCTATCCGGGCCAGGAAACGGTGGCGAAGTTGATTAATCTGGGCAAGCCTCCTCGTCGTTTAACGTTTTTATATTTGGAAGGCGACGAAGAACTGCCAGAACCGGGCACGCCGGTAACAGTGGGTGGTAAGCCTGCAGGGATAGTGACATCGGTGGCGCGTTCGGTTGATGATGGGCCGGTTGCGTTGGCATTGCTTAAACGCTCGGTGCCACTCGACGTTGTGGTTGAGGTTGGTGATTTTGTTGCATCTCAGGTGGCGGTTGTCAGCCGGGAGGGGAAGTCTTCAGTCTCACCAAGTGAGCGGCCAGGAGCAGGATTGAGTGCTCGGCGATTGGCTAGTTCGCCATCGGCTGTAGAAAATAAATCAGTGAAAGGACGCTGA
- the dtd gene encoding D-aminoacyl-tRNA deacylase codes for MRAVIQRVTRASVTVQGQIVGQIDTGLAVLVGITYDDEPEQVAKLARKITQLKILRDSSGSDEPKQRVDVVQAGASVLLVSQFTLYANANKGTKPSWTHAAPGKIAQPLFDTLVAEVAKYGIAVQTGQFGAMMDVEIHNDGPFTIILDI; via the coding sequence ATGCGTGCGGTTATCCAGCGCGTTACGCGAGCAAGCGTGACGGTTCAGGGGCAGATTGTTGGCCAGATTGATACCGGGTTGGCGGTGTTGGTGGGAATTACTTACGACGACGAGCCAGAGCAGGTTGCGAAGTTGGCACGCAAAATTACGCAGTTGAAAATTTTGCGCGATAGTTCTGGGTCGGATGAGCCAAAGCAGCGAGTTGATGTTGTTCAGGCCGGTGCTAGTGTTTTACTCGTTTCACAGTTTACTTTGTATGCTAACGCGAATAAAGGGACAAAGCCGTCGTGGACGCATGCGGCACCGGGGAAGATTGCTCAACCATTATTTGACACGCTTGTGGCAGAAGTTGCCAAGTATGGAATTGCTGTACAAACTGGGCAATTTGGGGCAATGATGGATGTTGAGATCCATAATGATGGCCCGTTTACGATCATCCTCGATATTTAA
- a CDS encoding ATP-dependent Clp protease ATP-binding subunit — MFERFTDRARRVIVLAQEEARNLKHNYLGTEHILLGLIKEGEGVAAKALEALDVSFDAVREQVVEIIGEGQEQPSGHIPFTPRAKKVLEYAMREGLQLGHSYIGTEHLLLGLCREQEGVAAQVLVKLDADLPKVRQQVTQLLSGYQGGKEAVGVGGGGPREGVKAGSTILDQFGRNLTQSARDNKLDPVIGRHNETQRVMQVLSRRNKNNPVLIGEPGVGKTAVVEGLAQAIAHGDVPETLKDKQLYSLDMGSLVAGSRYRGDFEERMKKILKEINTRGDIVLFIDEIHTLVGAGAAEGALDAASLLKPMMARGELQVIGATTLDEYRKHIEKDAALERRFQPIQVEQPSVKETIAILEGLRDRYEAFHRVTITDEALEAAATMADRYINDRFLPDKAIDLIDEAGARLAIRKMTAPPELRELDEEIAEVKRQKEAAIDGQDFEKAASLRDQEQQLTQKRDERDKAWREGDLDVVAVVDEDLISEVLSMATGIPVFKLTEAESAKLLRMEDELHKRVIGQDAAVKALAQAIRRTRAGLKDPNRPGGSFIFAGPTGVGKTELAKALAEFLFGDEDALITLDMSEFQEKHTVSRLFGAPPGYVGYDEGGQLTEKVRRKPFSVVLFDEVEKAHQDLFNSLLQILEEGRLTDSQGRVVDFKNTVIIMTTNLGTKDIAKGVATGFQIDGDQTTSYERMKLRVNDELKNHFRPEFLNRVDDIIVFPQLQKPEILQIVDLMIGKLDVRLADQGMSIVLSEKAKNLLAERGYDPVLGARPLRRAIQRDIEDELSEKLLFGEFSSGQTIVVDVDEENIPMSFTFTGQDSDYRLPEGVKPAADKEVINGLAQPASLNPDSNSTQPGTESKPAAFPEVDS; from the coding sequence TTGTTTGAAAGGTTCACTGACCGCGCACGCCGAGTGATCGTGTTGGCGCAAGAAGAAGCACGCAACCTCAAGCATAATTATCTTGGTACTGAGCATATTTTGCTTGGCTTGATAAAAGAAGGCGAAGGTGTGGCAGCCAAGGCGCTCGAAGCGCTGGATGTTTCCTTCGATGCTGTGCGTGAGCAGGTTGTAGAAATTATTGGTGAAGGCCAAGAGCAACCTTCTGGCCATATTCCGTTTACTCCGCGAGCGAAGAAAGTTTTAGAGTATGCGATGCGGGAGGGCCTGCAATTAGGTCATTCATATATTGGTACTGAGCATTTGCTACTTGGTTTATGCCGGGAGCAAGAAGGTGTTGCTGCCCAGGTTCTAGTCAAGCTAGATGCTGATTTGCCGAAAGTTCGCCAACAAGTTACTCAGCTTTTGAGCGGGTATCAAGGTGGCAAGGAAGCTGTTGGCGTTGGTGGCGGTGGCCCTCGTGAAGGCGTTAAAGCTGGATCAACTATATTGGATCAGTTTGGCCGTAATCTCACGCAGTCAGCGCGTGATAATAAGTTGGATCCGGTTATTGGCCGGCATAACGAAACACAGCGCGTGATGCAGGTTTTATCTCGCCGTAATAAGAATAATCCGGTTCTTATTGGAGAACCTGGTGTGGGTAAAACTGCAGTCGTTGAAGGTCTAGCTCAAGCTATTGCGCATGGTGATGTTCCGGAGACGTTGAAAGACAAGCAACTGTATTCACTCGATATGGGATCGCTGGTGGCCGGTTCGCGTTACCGTGGCGATTTCGAAGAGCGCATGAAGAAGATCTTGAAAGAGATTAATACTCGTGGCGATATTGTCTTGTTTATCGATGAGATTCACACGTTGGTAGGCGCCGGTGCTGCGGAAGGTGCTCTTGATGCAGCTTCGTTGCTCAAACCGATGATGGCTCGTGGTGAACTACAGGTTATTGGTGCAACTACGCTTGATGAGTATCGTAAGCATATTGAAAAGGATGCGGCGTTAGAACGCCGTTTCCAACCAATACAAGTAGAGCAGCCGTCCGTGAAGGAAACGATTGCGATTCTGGAAGGCTTGCGGGATCGTTATGAAGCCTTCCATCGGGTGACTATTACTGATGAGGCGCTTGAGGCAGCTGCTACGATGGCTGATCGCTATATTAACGATCGTTTCTTGCCGGATAAGGCGATTGATTTGATCGATGAAGCTGGTGCTCGGTTGGCTATTCGAAAGATGACCGCGCCACCAGAGTTACGTGAACTTGATGAGGAAATTGCGGAAGTTAAGCGGCAGAAGGAAGCTGCTATTGACGGCCAAGATTTCGAAAAAGCGGCTTCGCTGCGAGATCAGGAACAACAATTGACGCAAAAGCGAGACGAGCGTGATAAGGCGTGGCGCGAAGGCGATCTTGATGTTGTTGCAGTGGTTGATGAGGATCTTATTTCGGAAGTTCTTTCGATGGCTACTGGTATTCCGGTCTTTAAGCTCACTGAGGCTGAGTCGGCTAAGTTACTGCGGATGGAAGACGAACTCCATAAGCGCGTTATTGGCCAAGATGCAGCTGTGAAGGCGTTGGCTCAAGCGATTCGTCGTACCCGTGCCGGGTTGAAGGATCCAAATCGTCCTGGCGGTTCGTTTATTTTCGCTGGTCCGACTGGTGTTGGTAAGACGGAACTTGCTAAGGCTTTGGCTGAGTTCTTGTTTGGTGACGAAGATGCCTTGATTACCTTGGATATGTCTGAATTCCAAGAGAAGCATACGGTTTCGCGGTTGTTTGGTGCCCCTCCGGGCTATGTCGGTTATGACGAGGGTGGCCAATTGACGGAAAAGGTTCGGCGTAAGCCTTTCTCGGTTGTGTTGTTTGACGAAGTTGAGAAGGCGCATCAGGATTTGTTCAATTCTTTGTTGCAGATTCTCGAAGAGGGCCGATTGACTGATTCGCAAGGCCGCGTTGTTGACTTTAAGAACACAGTGATTATCATGACCACGAATTTGGGTACCAAAGACATCGCCAAGGGTGTTGCTACTGGTTTCCAAATCGATGGTGACCAAACAACGTCCTATGAACGGATGAAGTTGCGGGTTAATGATGAGCTAAAGAATCATTTCCGTCCAGAGTTTTTGAACCGTGTGGATGACATTATTGTCTTCCCGCAGTTGCAGAAGCCTGAGATCTTGCAGATTGTTGATTTGATGATTGGTAAGCTCGATGTTCGGTTGGCAGATCAGGGCATGAGCATTGTGCTCAGCGAGAAGGCAAAGAATCTGTTAGCTGAGCGTGGGTATGATCCAGTTCTTGGTGCTCGTCCATTACGCCGGGCAATTCAGCGAGACATTGAAGATGAGTTGTCAGAGAAACTGCTATTTGGCGAGTTTTCTAGTGGACAGACGATCGTCGTCGATGTTGATGAGGAAAATATCCCGATGTCGTTTACGTTTACTGGACAGGATTCGGACTATCGATTGCCTGAGGGGGTTAAGCCGGCTGCCGATAAGGAAGTAATCAATGGGCTTGCTCAACCTGCATCTCTAAATCCGGATTCAAATTCGACGCAACCTGGAACTGAATCGAAGCCGGCAGCGTTTCCAGAGGTTGATAGTTAA